One genomic region from Hoeflea algicola encodes:
- a CDS encoding cysteine desulfurase: MPEILNHEYDVDVIRKDFPILSRMVHGKPLVYLDNGASAQKPQVVIDAVSRAYSNEYANVHRGLHFLSNAATDAYENAREIVRRFLNAPSVDNVVFTKSSTEAINTVAYGYGMPKIGEGDEIIISVMEHHSNIVPWHFLRERQGAKIVWVGVDDQGRLDPDDFRKALTDRTKMVAVTHMSNVLGTVVDVKEICRIAHEQGVPVLIDGSQSAVHLSVDVQDIDCDWFVMTGHKLYGPSGIGVLYGKTEALKAMQPFMGGGEMIVDVSEDGVTYNDPPHRFEAGTPPIVQAIGLGVALDYMDGIGRERIAAHEADLARYATEKLSAVNALRMIGTAPDKGAIFAFEIEGIHAHDVSMLIDRSGVAVRAGTHCAQPLLKRFGVTSTCRASFGMYNTRAEVDVLVEALDKARSFFA, translated from the coding sequence ATGCCTGAGATCTTGAATCACGAGTATGATGTTGACGTGATCCGCAAGGATTTTCCAATCCTTTCGCGGATGGTGCATGGCAAGCCGCTGGTCTATCTCGACAACGGCGCTTCGGCGCAGAAGCCGCAGGTGGTGATTGACGCGGTCAGCCGTGCCTATTCGAACGAATATGCCAATGTGCATCGTGGCCTGCATTTTCTCTCCAACGCCGCCACCGACGCCTATGAGAATGCCCGCGAGATCGTGCGGCGATTTCTCAATGCGCCATCGGTCGACAATGTGGTGTTCACCAAATCGAGCACCGAGGCGATCAACACGGTGGCCTATGGCTATGGCATGCCAAAGATTGGCGAAGGTGACGAGATCATCATTTCGGTGATGGAGCACCATTCGAACATTGTGCCCTGGCACTTCTTGCGCGAACGTCAGGGCGCCAAGATTGTCTGGGTCGGCGTTGATGATCAGGGCCGGCTCGACCCGGATGATTTCCGCAAGGCGTTGACCGACCGGACCAAGATGGTGGCGGTGACGCATATGTCGAACGTGCTCGGCACCGTGGTCGACGTCAAGGAGATCTGCCGGATCGCCCACGAGCAGGGCGTGCCGGTGCTCATCGATGGCAGTCAGTCAGCGGTGCATTTGTCGGTCGACGTGCAGGATATCGACTGCGACTGGTTCGTGATGACCGGTCACAAGCTTTACGGCCCTTCCGGAATTGGTGTGCTCTACGGCAAGACCGAGGCGCTGAAGGCGATGCAGCCATTCATGGGCGGCGGCGAGATGATCGTCGACGTGTCCGAAGATGGTGTCACCTACAATGATCCGCCGCACCGTTTTGAGGCGGGAACACCGCCGATCGTGCAGGCGATCGGGCTCGGCGTTGCGCTTGATTACATGGACGGGATAGGCCGCGAGCGGATTGCCGCCCACGAGGCCGATCTGGCGCGGTATGCAACGGAGAAACTGTCGGCGGTCAATGCACTCAGAATGATCGGTACAGCGCCGGACAAGGGAGCGATCTTCGCCTTCGAGATCGAGGGCATTCACGCCCATGATGTCTCGATGCTGATCGATCGGTCCGGGGTTGCCGTGCGGGCGGGAACGCATTGCGCGCAACCGCTGCTCAAGCGGTTCGGGGTAACGTCGACTTGTCGTGCCTCATTCGGGATGTACAATACCCGCGCGGAAGTAGACGTGCTGGTCGAGGCGCTTGACAAAGCGCGATCTTTTTTCGCTTGA
- a CDS encoding autotransporter assembly complex protein TamA, producing MALAIPSTAGQALEIFGLKLFEDEQADTVAVVDPLSYSVSLEVSGADPDGSLRSELEVASQLVQGAERPVSGSIGLIQRANSDFEQLVAALYENARYGGQVQILIAGKRLADLPPDADLRSTGPVPVRIMVVPGQQFRFGDVNIRDVDGRAYTADAQGLTPGSLAKSTVILDAEKALVKELEKTGHPLARISDRDVVADHATGVINVSLTLEAGPVAPFGQTAVDGAQSVDSDFIAMMAGIPEGEQYDPAALMAAAKRLRALEVFSSVTVRGGENLTEAGAVPVEVNVSERKHRFLGLGATYSSTDGGGAEAYWGHRNLFGRAEKLRVEGSVSGLGSTSEAEDMTWRGAVLFEKPGVLGPASKFTSRLELEQENPDAYRRFSVVGAVGVSYELTEKQTVSAGVEVEYATLTDSFNVDQETITIALPLEYVRDTRDNRLNPASGTRLSLLVEPAHEINNGATFVKLRAEGSAYRALDAAKRFVLAGRVAAGAIYGARLSDVPANRRFYAGGGGSVRGYGYQDIGPVDATGAPTGGLAMIETSAELRISITDTIGIVPFVDAGMVSAGNSFSGAEFKVGAGVGLRYATPFGPLRVDVALPLNKGPTDPDYGIYAGIGQAF from the coding sequence ATGGCACTCGCAATCCCGTCCACGGCTGGTCAGGCGCTGGAAATCTTTGGGCTGAAACTGTTCGAAGACGAGCAGGCTGACACCGTCGCAGTTGTCGATCCGTTGTCTTACAGCGTTTCGCTGGAAGTCAGCGGTGCCGATCCCGACGGTTCCTTGCGCAGCGAACTGGAAGTGGCGTCGCAACTGGTCCAGGGTGCCGAACGCCCGGTTTCCGGCTCGATCGGGCTGATTCAGCGGGCCAACAGCGATTTTGAGCAATTGGTGGCGGCGCTTTATGAAAACGCCCGTTATGGCGGGCAAGTGCAGATCCTGATTGCAGGCAAGCGCCTGGCCGATCTGCCGCCTGACGCCGATTTGCGAAGCACCGGACCGGTTCCGGTGCGGATCATGGTCGTACCAGGGCAGCAATTCCGTTTTGGCGACGTGAACATCCGCGATGTTGATGGTCGCGCCTATACTGCCGATGCGCAGGGACTGACCCCGGGCAGCCTGGCAAAATCGACAGTGATTCTCGATGCCGAGAAAGCGCTGGTGAAAGAACTTGAAAAGACCGGCCACCCGCTGGCGCGGATTTCCGACCGCGATGTGGTGGCTGATCACGCAACCGGTGTGATCAATGTGTCGCTGACGCTTGAAGCCGGGCCAGTGGCGCCGTTCGGGCAGACCGCTGTCGACGGCGCCCAGTCGGTGGATTCGGATTTCATCGCCATGATGGCCGGCATTCCCGAAGGCGAACAATATGATCCGGCAGCTCTGATGGCGGCTGCCAAGCGGCTGCGGGCGCTGGAGGTGTTTTCCAGCGTCACCGTGCGTGGCGGCGAAAACCTGACAGAGGCCGGTGCGGTTCCGGTCGAGGTCAATGTGTCGGAACGCAAGCACCGCTTTCTGGGTCTTGGCGCGACCTATTCTTCCACCGACGGCGGTGGCGCGGAGGCCTATTGGGGGCACCGCAACCTGTTCGGTCGTGCCGAGAAGCTACGGGTTGAAGGCTCGGTCAGCGGGCTTGGCAGCACCAGCGAGGCCGAGGACATGACCTGGCGCGGAGCGGTGTTGTTTGAAAAGCCCGGTGTGCTGGGGCCGGCTTCGAAATTCACCTCGCGGCTTGAACTGGAGCAGGAAAACCCGGACGCCTATCGCCGATTCTCGGTCGTGGGCGCTGTGGGTGTTTCCTATGAACTGACGGAAAAACAGACGGTTTCCGCCGGTGTCGAGGTAGAATATGCCACGCTGACCGACAGCTTCAATGTTGACCAGGAGACAATCACGATCGCACTGCCGCTCGAATATGTGCGCGACACCCGTGACAACCGGCTCAACCCGGCCTCCGGCACACGGTTGTCGCTACTGGTCGAACCGGCCCACGAGATCAACAATGGGGCCACCTTTGTAAAACTGCGCGCTGAGGGCTCGGCCTACCGGGCGCTGGACGCGGCGAAGCGTTTTGTGCTGGCCGGGCGGGTTGCTGCCGGGGCGATCTATGGTGCGAGGCTGTCAGATGTTCCGGCCAACCGACGGTTTTATGCCGGTGGTGGCGGCTCGGTCCGCGGATACGGATATCAGGATATTGGTCCGGTGGACGCCACAGGCGCGCCGACTGGCGGTTTGGCGATGATCGAAACCTCGGCTGAACTGCGCATCAGCATCACCGACACGATTGGCATTGTCCCGTTCGTTGATGCTGGCATGGTCAGCGCCGGCAACAGTTTTTCCGGTGCCGAATTCAAGGTCGGCGCCGGTGTGGGTCTGCGTTATGCTACCCCGTTCGGGCCGTTGCGGGTTGATGTGGCGCTGCCACTCAACAAGGGCCCGACCGACCCGGATTACGGAATTTATGCCGGGATAGGGCAGGCCTTCTGA
- the sufB gene encoding Fe-S cluster assembly protein SufB: protein MPAVQETIDQVRQIDVDQYKYGFETEIESDTAPKGLTEDTIRMISAKKNEPEWMLEWRLDAFKRWLTMEEPTWARVDYPKIDFQDIHYYSAPKSTSGPKSLDEVDPELLRVYEKLGIPLGEQEILAGVERPKIAVDAVFDSVSVVTTFKAELAKAGVIFMSISEAMREHPELVQKYLGTVVPVTDNYYATLNSAVFTDGSFVFVPKGVRCPMELSTYFRINEKNTGQFERTMIIAEEGAYVSYLEGCTAPQRDENQLHAAVVELIALDDAEIKYSTVQNWYPGDKEGKGGIYNFVTKRGDCRGKNSKISWTQVETGSAITWKYPSCILRGDGSRGEFYSIAVSNGYQQIDSGTKMIHLGKNTSSRIISKGISAGNSNNTYRGQVSAHRKASNARNFTQCDSLLIGNQCGAHTVPYIEAKNSTAQFEHEATTSKISEDQLFYCLARGIPEEEAIALIVNGFVKDVIQELPMEFAVEAQKLIGISLEGSVG, encoded by the coding sequence ATGCCTGCGGTGCAGGAGACCATTGATCAGGTCCGCCAAATTGATGTGGACCAATACAAGTACGGTTTCGAAACGGAAATCGAGAGCGATACCGCGCCGAAGGGTCTTACCGAAGACACCATCCGGATGATATCAGCCAAGAAAAACGAGCCAGAATGGATGCTCGAATGGCGTCTCGACGCTTTCAAGCGCTGGCTCACGATGGAGGAGCCGACCTGGGCACGGGTCGACTATCCGAAGATCGATTTCCAGGACATCCACTACTACTCCGCGCCCAAGAGCACATCGGGGCCGAAGTCGCTTGACGAGGTCGACCCGGAATTGCTCCGGGTTTACGAGAAGCTCGGGATTCCGCTCGGCGAGCAGGAAATTCTGGCGGGCGTTGAAAGACCGAAGATCGCTGTCGATGCGGTGTTCGATTCAGTGTCAGTGGTCACCACCTTCAAGGCGGAGCTAGCGAAGGCCGGCGTGATCTTCATGTCGATCTCGGAAGCGATGCGCGAGCATCCGGAACTGGTGCAGAAATATCTCGGCACCGTGGTGCCGGTGACCGACAATTACTACGCCACGCTCAATTCGGCGGTATTCACCGACGGCTCGTTCGTGTTCGTGCCCAAGGGCGTGCGTTGCCCGATGGAATTGTCGACCTATTTCCGCATCAACGAGAAGAACACCGGCCAGTTCGAACGCACGATGATCATCGCCGAGGAGGGGGCCTATGTCTCCTATCTCGAGGGATGCACCGCGCCGCAGCGCGACGAGAACCAGTTGCATGCGGCCGTTGTCGAACTGATTGCGCTCGACGATGCCGAGATCAAGTACTCGACCGTGCAGAACTGGTATCCGGGCGACAAGGAGGGCAAGGGCGGGATCTACAATTTCGTGACCAAGCGCGGCGATTGTCGTGGCAAGAACTCGAAAATTTCATGGACCCAGGTCGAAACCGGTTCGGCGATCACCTGGAAATACCCGTCCTGTATCCTGCGCGGCGACGGTTCGCGCGGCGAGTTCTATTCGATTGCGGTGTCGAACGGCTATCAGCAGATCGATTCCGGCACCAAGATGATCCATCTGGGCAAGAACACCTCGAGCCGCATCATCTCGAAGGGGATTTCGGCGGGCAACTCCAACAACACCTATCGCGGCCAGGTTTCGGCCCACCGCAAGGCGTCAAATGCCCGCAACTTCACACAGTGCGACAGCCTTCTGATCGGAAACCAGTGTGGCGCCCACACAGTGCCCTATATCGAGGCCAAGAACTCGACCGCTCAGTTCGAACACGAAGCAACCACTTCCAAGATTTCCGAGGACCAGCTGTTCTACTGCCTGGCTCGCGGCATTCCCGAGGAAGAGGCGATCGCGCTGATCGTCAACGGCTTCGTCAAGGACGTGATCCAGGAACTGCCGATGGAATTTGCGGTCGAAGCGCAAAAGCTGATCGGAATCAGTCTTGAAGGAAGCGTGGGATGA
- the sufD gene encoding Fe-S cluster assembly protein SufD, with amino-acid sequence MNLQTKPPRTAAEQAIVDSFTEMMGDLPGDAPVTKARDQLLYDISQAGLPTRRVESWHYTDLRNLLRGVADPESGAAKQIDPLVGGSLVLPVVQGRSAELTSPDGLSLEPFMDLLVSGEAAKMLTERGADDLIGRYNGAFVGDGYRMSVAADTEFEEIVELQSVQSGGQVHNRFVVNFERKSKATVIERHLGDAGQTGLSTSISTLDVADGAEATWIILQGRGNNDQHLAQLNARLGTDARLKVYIVNAGGKLVRQEVHIEVAGEGAHLDMRCINLLAGDSHTDVTLTLGHDVPNTTSSEIIRNVVLDRARGVFQGQIRVNREAQKTDAQMACNTLLLSDDGEFAAKPELEIFADDVICAHGATVIDLDSSHLFYLMARGITEKSARSLLVNGFVDELIDELDNEDLVEVLKTLVEQWLVDHA; translated from the coding sequence ATGAATTTGCAGACAAAACCGCCCCGGACCGCCGCAGAACAGGCGATCGTGGACAGCTTCACCGAGATGATGGGCGATTTGCCCGGCGATGCGCCCGTGACCAAGGCGCGCGACCAGCTGCTTTACGATATCTCCCAGGCCGGGCTTCCGACCCGGCGGGTCGAGAGCTGGCATTACACCGATTTGCGCAATCTGTTGCGTGGTGTGGCCGATCCTGAAAGCGGGGCGGCCAAACAGATCGACCCGCTGGTTGGCGGCAGTCTGGTGCTGCCGGTGGTACAGGGCCGCAGCGCCGAGCTAACGTCTCCCGACGGCCTGAGCCTCGAACCATTCATGGATCTGCTGGTGTCCGGCGAAGCAGCCAAAATGCTGACCGAGCGTGGCGCTGACGATCTGATCGGGCGTTACAATGGCGCCTTTGTCGGTGACGGGTACCGAATGAGCGTTGCCGCCGATACCGAGTTCGAAGAAATTGTCGAACTGCAGTCGGTGCAGTCAGGCGGGCAGGTTCACAACCGTTTTGTTGTGAATTTCGAGCGTAAATCGAAGGCGACCGTGATCGAGCGCCATCTTGGCGACGCCGGCCAGACCGGTCTGTCGACCTCGATCAGCACGCTCGATGTGGCCGATGGCGCCGAGGCGACGTGGATCATCCTGCAGGGGCGCGGTAACAATGATCAGCACCTGGCCCAGCTCAATGCCCGGCTTGGTACTGACGCGCGGCTCAAGGTGTATATCGTCAACGCCGGTGGCAAGCTGGTTCGCCAGGAGGTGCATATCGAGGTTGCGGGCGAGGGCGCCCATCTCGACATGCGCTGCATCAATCTGCTTGCCGGCGACAGCCATACCGATGTGACGCTGACACTGGGTCATGATGTGCCCAACACAACCTCTTCGGAGATCATCCGCAACGTGGTGCTGGATCGCGCCCGCGGCGTGTTCCAGGGGCAGATCCGGGTTAACCGCGAAGCGCAGAAAACCGACGCGCAGATGGCCTGCAACACGTTGCTTCTGTCCGATGACGGTGAGTTTGCGGCCAAGCCGGAACTGGAGATTTTTGCCGACGACGTGATTTGCGCGCACGGGGCAACGGTGATCGATCTCGACAGCAGTCATCTGTTTTATCTGATGGCGCGCGGCATCACCGAAAAATCAGCGCGCTCGCTGTTGGTCAACGGCTTTGTCGACGAGTTGATTGATGAGCTCGACAATGAGGATCTGGTTGAGGTGCTGAAAACCCTTGTTGAACAATGGCTTGTCGACCATGCCTGA
- a CDS encoding GcvT family protein: MKSHVRAVVIGGGVVGCSVLYHLAKAGWSDVMLIERSELTSGSSWHAAGGFHTLNGDPNVAKLQAYTVSLYEELEALSGQSCGLHLTGGVMMADSPERMDFLRLVHAKGRYLGMETELITPSEAKAMFPLMNESNFVGALWDPVEGHLDPSGTTHAYAKAAQKLGAEIVLRNRVTELTQEADGTWNVITEQGTVKADHVVNAGGLWAREVGRMVGLELPLLAMEHMYLLTEEMPEVLEFNAKTGRELVGVIDFKGEIYTRQERSGILLGTYEKASKPWSPIDTPWDFGHELLAPDLDRIAPSLEVGFKHFPAMENAGIKQIINGPFTFAPDGNPLVGPVPGLTNYWTACAVMAGFSQGGGVGLALSNWMVHGDPGADIWGMDVSRYGEWATLRYTNAKVRENYSRRFSISFPNEELPAARPQQTTPLYDVMVRDNHAVMGDSWGLETPLWFAPTADEAHDVLSFHRSNDFKHIGNEVRAVRERVGVTEIANFAKYRVSGLGAEAWLSHLMTNTMPKPGRIVLTPMLNEFGKLIGDFTIAKAGDEDFMVWGSSAAQRYHMRWFNKHLPADGNVRIHRYDLTLVGLSIAGPRARDLLAKLTDDDVSNAAFRFMDFRQMDVGGAPCMVNRVTYTGDLGYEIWMEPAYQQAVYRAIKAAGEEFGITDFGMRALLSMRLEKNFPTWFRELRPIYGPYEAAMDRFIKLTKNDFIGREAAAKEHADGPKLMRTSFLVDALDADVMGDEPVWAKVGDTDYGTVEAPHGYGAPRFDSNGTEIAKPEGGTLRDGDWRVVGWITSGGYAHTIGQSMAQGYIPAALASNGGSGMFEIEIMGIRRPARIALEAPFDPMGEKMRS, translated from the coding sequence ATGAAATCGCATGTCAGAGCAGTTGTGATCGGGGGCGGCGTCGTTGGCTGTTCAGTGCTCTATCATCTTGCCAAGGCCGGATGGAGCGATGTCATGCTGATTGAACGCTCGGAATTGACCTCTGGTTCCTCATGGCATGCGGCGGGTGGCTTTCACACACTCAATGGCGACCCCAATGTCGCCAAGCTGCAGGCCTACACGGTGAGCCTCTACGAGGAACTTGAAGCGCTCTCCGGCCAGTCCTGTGGCCTGCACCTGACCGGCGGCGTGATGATGGCTGACAGCCCCGAGCGCATGGATTTCCTGCGCCTGGTCCACGCCAAGGGCCGCTATCTCGGCATGGAAACCGAACTGATCACCCCATCCGAAGCCAAGGCGATGTTCCCGCTGATGAACGAGAGCAATTTCGTCGGCGCTCTGTGGGATCCTGTCGAAGGCCATCTTGACCCCTCCGGCACCACCCATGCCTACGCCAAGGCCGCGCAAAAGCTTGGCGCGGAGATCGTACTGCGCAACCGCGTCACCGAGCTGACCCAGGAGGCCGACGGCACCTGGAATGTCATTACCGAGCAAGGCACGGTGAAAGCCGATCACGTGGTCAATGCCGGCGGATTGTGGGCGCGCGAAGTCGGCCGCATGGTCGGTCTTGAATTGCCGCTTCTGGCCATGGAGCACATGTATCTGCTTACCGAGGAAATGCCCGAAGTGCTTGAGTTCAACGCCAAGACCGGCCGCGAACTGGTTGGCGTCATTGACTTCAAGGGCGAGATCTACACCAGGCAGGAACGCTCCGGCATCCTGCTTGGCACTTATGAGAAAGCCAGCAAGCCCTGGTCGCCAATCGACACGCCGTGGGATTTCGGCCACGAATTGCTGGCGCCGGATCTCGACCGCATCGCGCCGTCACTGGAAGTCGGGTTCAAGCATTTCCCGGCGATGGAAAACGCCGGCATCAAGCAGATCATCAACGGCCCCTTCACCTTTGCGCCCGATGGCAACCCGCTGGTCGGCCCCGTGCCGGGCCTGACAAATTACTGGACCGCCTGCGCGGTGATGGCCGGCTTCAGCCAGGGCGGCGGTGTTGGCCTGGCGCTGTCGAACTGGATGGTCCATGGCGATCCCGGTGCCGATATCTGGGGCATGGACGTATCGCGTTACGGCGAGTGGGCAACTCTGCGCTACACCAATGCCAAGGTGCGCGAGAACTACTCCCGCCGATTCTCGATCTCCTTTCCCAACGAGGAACTGCCCGCCGCCCGCCCGCAGCAGACCACACCGCTCTACGATGTCATGGTGCGCGACAATCACGCCGTGATGGGCGACAGCTGGGGACTGGAGACACCCTTGTGGTTCGCCCCCACTGCGGACGAAGCTCATGACGTGCTGTCCTTCCACCGATCCAATGATTTTAAGCACATAGGCAACGAAGTCCGTGCTGTGCGTGAGAGGGTCGGCGTCACCGAGATCGCCAATTTCGCAAAATACCGGGTCAGCGGTCTGGGCGCCGAGGCCTGGCTGTCGCACCTGATGACCAATACCATGCCCAAGCCCGGACGTATCGTACTGACCCCGATGCTCAATGAATTCGGCAAGCTGATCGGCGATTTCACCATCGCCAAAGCTGGCGACGAGGACTTCATGGTCTGGGGTTCCTCAGCCGCACAACGCTATCACATGCGCTGGTTCAACAAGCACCTGCCCGCTGATGGCAACGTCCGCATCCACCGCTATGACCTTACCTTGGTAGGACTATCGATTGCCGGCCCCCGCGCCCGCGATCTGCTGGCAAAACTCACCGATGACGACGTTTCCAACGCGGCCTTCCGTTTCATGGATTTCCGTCAGATGGATGTTGGCGGAGCGCCATGCATGGTCAATCGCGTCACCTATACCGGCGACCTCGGCTACGAAATCTGGATGGAACCGGCCTACCAGCAGGCCGTCTACCGCGCCATCAAGGCAGCGGGCGAAGAGTTCGGAATCACCGACTTCGGCATGCGCGCGCTGCTGTCGATGCGGCTTGAGAAGAATTTCCCGACCTGGTTCCGTGAACTCAGACCCATCTACGGCCCTTACGAAGCCGCCATGGATCGCTTCATCAAACTCACGAAAAACGATTTCATCGGTCGCGAAGCCGCCGCCAAGGAACATGCCGACGGTCCGAAACTGATGCGGACCTCGTTCCTGGTTGATGCGCTCGACGCCGATGTGATGGGAGACGAGCCGGTCTGGGCCAAGGTCGGCGACACCGACTACGGCACCGTCGAGGCACCGCATGGCTATGGTGCGCCGCGCTTTGATTCGAACGGCACAGAAATCGCCAAGCCCGAAGGCGGCACGCTGCGCGATGGCGACTGGCGCGTGGTTGGCTGGATTACCTCCGGCGGCTATGCCCACACCATCGGCCAATCGATGGCGCAGGGCTACATCCCGGCAGCACTTGCCAGCAACGGCGGCAGCGGCATGTTCGAGATAGAGATCATGGGCATCCGCCGCCCGGCCCGGATCGCGCTGGAAGCACCGTTCGACCCGATGGGCGAAAAGATGCGGAGTTAG
- the sufA gene encoding Fe-S cluster assembly scaffold SufA — MGFAVMSLTQAAADRVKTVLKAASGAEGIRVSIKKGGCAGMEYAIDLATEANPKDDRIERDGAVIFVAPEAVLYLLGTEMDYEVTKLRSGFTFNNPNQTSACGCGESVELKPADLAKLAAEGNPVVRTD, encoded by the coding sequence ATGGGTTTTGCCGTGATGAGTTTGACGCAGGCTGCGGCCGACCGCGTCAAGACAGTATTGAAAGCGGCGTCGGGTGCCGAAGGCATCCGCGTCAGCATCAAGAAGGGTGGCTGTGCCGGGATGGAATATGCCATCGATCTGGCCACCGAGGCCAATCCCAAGGATGATCGGATCGAGCGCGATGGTGCGGTTATATTCGTGGCGCCGGAAGCGGTTTTGTACCTTCTTGGCACCGAGATGGATTACGAGGTGACCAAGCTGCGCTCCGGGTTCACCTTCAACAATCCCAACCAGACATCGGCCTGCGGCTGCGGTGAATCGGTCGAACTTAAGCCTGCCGATCTGGCCAAGCTGGCAGCCGAGGGCAACCCGGTGGTGCGTACCGATTGA
- a CDS encoding SUF system Fe-S cluster assembly protein: MSDAPTDDTNETGNAVAESAIPREELARLSDDIISALKTVYDPEIPSDIYELGLIYKIDIEDDRMVKIEMTLTAPGCPVAGEMPGWVENAVNTVEGISGVEVSMTFDPPWSPDRMSEEAQVAVGWY; this comes from the coding sequence ATGAGCGACGCACCCACAGATGACACCAACGAAACCGGCAATGCGGTGGCGGAATCAGCGATTCCGCGCGAAGAGCTGGCGCGGCTGAGCGACGATATCATTTCGGCGCTGAAGACCGTCTATGACCCGGAAATTCCTTCCGACATCTACGAGCTCGGGCTGATCTACAAGATCGACATCGAGGATGACCGGATGGTCAAGATCGAGATGACGCTGACTGCACCGGGCTGCCCGGTGGCAGGCGAAATGCCGGGCTGGGTCGAAAACGCGGTCAACACGGTTGAAGGTATCTCGGGCGTAGAAGTGTCCATGACATTTGACCCGCCGTGGTCGCCTGACCGGATGAGCGAAGAAGCCCAGGTTGCCGTCGGCTGGTATTGA
- the sufC gene encoding Fe-S cluster assembly ATPase SufC codes for MLEIKNLHARIAEDGTEIIRGLNLKVKAGEVAAIMGPNGSGKSTLSYILAGRSDYEVTEGDILYNGESILGLDPSERAAKGIFLAFQYPVEIPGVATMQFLKVAMNEQRKARGEEELKTPDFIRLVKEAAAGLHIDMNMLKRPLNVGFSGGEKKRAEILQMKLLAPQLCVLDETDSGLDIDALKIVSDGVNALRSPDRAVIVITHYQRLLEHIVPDSVHVLYKGQVIKTGDKDLALDLEANGYAGIIEAAA; via the coding sequence ATGCTAGAGATCAAGAACCTTCACGCCCGCATCGCCGAAGACGGTACGGAAATCATTCGCGGCCTCAACCTGAAGGTCAAGGCAGGCGAAGTGGCGGCCATCATGGGGCCGAACGGCTCGGGTAAATCGACCCTGTCCTACATTCTGGCGGGCCGCTCCGATTACGAAGTGACCGAGGGCGACATTCTGTACAATGGCGAGAGCATTCTTGGGCTCGACCCGTCCGAACGTGCAGCCAAGGGCATTTTCCTGGCGTTTCAGTACCCGGTGGAAATTCCCGGCGTCGCCACCATGCAGTTCCTCAAGGTGGCCATGAACGAACAGCGCAAGGCGCGCGGCGAAGAAGAGCTGAAGACCCCGGATTTCATCCGCCTGGTCAAGGAAGCAGCCGCCGGCCTGCATATCGACATGAACATGCTCAAGCGTCCGCTCAATGTCGGGTTTTCCGGCGGCGAGAAGAAGCGTGCGGAAATCCTGCAGATGAAACTGCTGGCGCCGCAGCTGTGCGTGCTCGACGAGACCGATTCGGGCCTTGATATCGACGCACTGAAGATCGTGTCCGATGGCGTCAACGCGCTGCGCTCGCCCGATCGCGCTGTGATCGTGATTACCCACTACCAGCGGCTGCTCGAGCACATCGTGCCCGACAGCGTGCATGTGCTCTACAAGGGCCAGGTGATCAAGACCGGCGACAAGGACCTTGCGCTCGATCTGGAAGCCAATGGTTATGCCGGGATTATTGAAGCCGCCGCCTGA